The genomic DNA AAACGGACTGCGGTGGGTGGACTTGGCTGGCGGTGGTGATGCTGGCAGCAATGTGCTCGCTTCCAGCCCGACATGCTCTGGCTGATACGCCTTTTCGTGTGCACACGCTCAGTTCTGACAGCGAGTTTAGTGCGGCCACGACGATTGACATCGATGGCGACGGCCGACTGGACGTGGTGTCGGGGGCATTTTGGTATCAAGCTCCCAATTGGGATAAGCACACGCTGCGTGACGTGGCGATGATCCGAGGCCGCTTTGACGACTATTCCAACTTGGCCATGGATGTCGACGGCGACGATGACTTGGATATCATCAGCGTCAATTACCGTAGCAAGAGCCTGTACTGGTGCCGCAATCCAGGTCCGGCGGCTATGCAAGAGAACCCGGATTTGCGTTGGGAACAGATTGAGATCGATCGACCAGGCAGTAGCGAGACGGGGCGGTTAGTCGATATCGACGGTGATGGGCACCTAGACATTTTGCCCAGCGGAACCACCTTTGCCGCTTGGTATCGCCTGCAGCCCGCCTCACAATCTGAATCGCAGACAGCCGCTGAAGATGTTAGGTGGCAGCGTTATGACTTGCCTACCGAGCTGATCGGGCACGGCGTGGGGGCGGGCGATATAAATGGTGACGGCCGCATCGACGTCGTGGGACCCGGCGGCTGGGCCCTGGCTCCGCCCGATCCGCTCACTGGCCGCTGGCGGTGGCAGCCCGAATTTAGCCTCGCCCAAGACTGCGGCTTGCCCATCTTAGTGCACGATGTCGATGCGGATGGCGACGCGGATCTGATCTGGTCCCGAGGGCACAATTACGGAGTCTACTGGACGGAGCAAGTTGGAGAGTCAGAATCTTCGTTGCAGGTTATGCCCGGGGTTGAACTGGCTGAACTGGAGCCGCTGATCAGTAGCCGCAAATGGATTACGCATGCAATTGATACGAGCTGGTCGTGTGCGCACACGCTGATACTGGCGGACATCGACGGCGATGGAAAAGATGACTTGGTGGCTGGCAAGCGGTTCCAAGGTCATGACGGGAAGGATCCAGGCGAGAATGATCCATTGCAAATCGCGTGGTATCGCTTTGATAGTAACTCCCGAACTTGGCAAAAACAGATTGCGAGCGTCGCCGCAGACGTTGGAATTGACTTGGATTCCGTCTGTGCGGATATCGACGGGGATGGTGACGTCGACATCCTGGCGCCCAGTCGCATTGGCCTGCATTGGTTAGAAAATTTGAGAGTTGGGCAGGGCTCGGCGGCCAAATTGCTGCAAGACAACGCGGCGCAAGTAGCCAATCCGCCGAGTGGCGAAATCTCGAAGCGGGATGCGAGCCCGACTGCGTTCAACGCAGCGAGCCAGACTCCGGAAGGGACGTTTGATTTGTTGCGGATCGATGCAGCCGATGGAGAAGTGAAGCGGGCTGAGACGCCTATCGCATTTGGGCCACGCCGTCAGCAGATTATTGCGGCGTTTGAATCGATCGCCGGACCGTTGCCCGGACCTCACCACCGCCGGGACTTGGATGTGCACATCTCCAGCGTGGAAAAGACGGATAAATACTGGAGGATCAAACTTTCATTCGCCAGCGACGATGTGAGTCGCGTACCGGCGTATCTCCTTGTTCCTATGCATATTAATGAGCGGATGCCAGCGATGCTCTGCCTGCATCCCACGCATGCGGAACTTGGCAAGTCACAGATCTGTGGCCAGGGAGGGCAGCCGAGTATGTTCTATGCGCATGAATTGGCCGAACGTGGGTTCGTGTGCCTGGCGCCGGATTATCCAAGTTTCGGCGAATACGAATTTGATTTCCAAGCCCATCGTGACTTGTATCCAAGCGGTACGATCAAAGCGGTGTGGGACAACGTGCGAGGTCTCGACTTTCTTGAGAGCTTGCCGTGCGTGGAACGCGATAAGATCGGCGTGATTGGGCATTCCCTGGGTGGACACAACGCATTATTCACGGCGGCTCTCGATGGCCGTGTGCGGGCGGTCGTAACCAGTTGTGGCTTCACCGCTTTGGAGGACTACCGTGGCGGCGATTTAAGTGGTTGGACGAGCGATCGATACATGCCAGCCATCGCAGGCTTTCAGAATGCTACTGAGCTACCCTTCGATTTCGCTGAGCTCCTGGCCACCATTGTGCCACGCCCATTGTTCGTTTCGGCCCCGTTGAGAGACGACAATTTTGATGTCGCAGGCGTACGCAAGTGCGAGGCGAGTTTAAAACCGGTCGTCGAACTGTATAGTCAAATTGAAAAGCCGGGCGATGTGCATTTCGTCTATCCGGAGGCCGGGCATGACTTTCCCCAAGCGGTGCGTGAAGAGGCGTATCAATGGCTCCGCGATGAGATGCGCGGCAAAGACTAAGTCAAGCAAAGCCGATCGCGACAGGGCACTCTTTGGATCTGCACTCGCCAGAGTGCAGTACCTGCTAAGGAGCAGCAGTGGTTGCGGGGGCAGCTCGGCTTGCCCCGTGCTGAACATCGAGTGATGTTACGGTCAGAACAACTCCACCAACACGGCAGGAACGACCTCTAGCCGGTCTTCATCGCCTCGGGTTGCGCTCGGCTCGCCAGCGCTCGATGCCGTACAACGGCGAACTCGCGGGCGATCAAGAAGAGCCTGTCCCCAAACTGCACTCCCACTTCTGCCCTGCAAATCGACGAACGGCATAAGCTTCGGCTTAGACCATGGCCTTTCTCTTCATGTGCCCCACAACCACGGGAAATACTGAAAAACACAATCCAATCGTGGGCATCCAGAACCCTGCAGCAGATTTGGTTTTGATTGACTTTCTGCCCCGAATAAGTCACTATGAAATCGGGCACATGGTGATTTAAGCAGAACCGTGCAGCCCGCTTCGGAGGAATAAGACATGACACTGAACATACCAAGCGAATACGCACACGTTCTCGACGAAGCCGTTGCCAGTGGTGCGTTTGCGTCTACCGACGAAGCCATTCGCCATGCGCTCAGCCTTCTCGCTGCGGAGCACCATATCGTTGACGGTGAACCGCCAACGGAAGACGATGAACAATGGGCGGCTCGATTTGAAGCATGGGCGGAGAGTCATACTCCGTCGAAACACTTTGTCGATTGCAGCCGCGATTCGATCTACGATGGTCGTGACAAGTGAGAAGCCTGATCGATACGAGTATTGTCGTTCGCACTTCTCAACCAACTTCAGACGCATTCCGGTTGGCCGTTGACGCAGTCAAACGGCTTCGCCCCAACGGTTTCCGGGGCTGCTTGGTTCCACAAGTCTTCTATGAGTATTGGGCCGTTGTCACGCGTCCCATCAACGTCAATGGCCTTGGATTCACTGCAGAGCAAGCGGCATTGGAACTGGCCCAGCTCACGTCCATGTTCGACTTCGTTCGTGACGAGAGAGCGATATTCGAACATTGGCAACGACTGGTTACGAGCTACAAGGTTTTAGGGAAGAACTCTCACGACGCGCGTTTAGTCGCCGCGATGTTACGGCATGGGATCACGCATATCCTGACGCTGAATCCAAAAGATTTCGCCCGATTCACGTCGATTAAGATCATGACACCTTCAGACCTTGTTACAAACAGCTAAGTCGAATTAGCCCGATGGTGTCTGGCGGAAGCTAAAACTCGAGTCTGCTCTCGATCGAACGACTCGCAACGGTCTCGAGTTGGACTTCACGATGAACCAACAAACTGAGACGCTGGTGCAAAGACTTCTCGCCAGGACCCCAGTGGTCTGGAAGTTGTTCAACGCAGTACACGGCAGCCGACGATGAAAGCTTGGATCACTGAAACCCTTCAGCCGATTGTGCACTGAATTATCAACACCGTTGGGGCTCGCTAACGCGGAGCATTCGACGGCAGAAGAGATTCGTTACAGGCATCCATCAAGAGCGCAAACTGCGATATCAATTCAGATTGAAGGGCAATTACATCGAGTCGCCATTTGACCTGCCTGTATAGCCATCCGAACCAAAAGTCGCCCCGCTCAGTACGCGGTGAGTTTCAATCCGATAATGGACACCATCAATAGGATGAGAAAAAAGATACGGCCGGCGTTCACGGGCTCGCCCAGAAAGGTCATGCCTAAGACAATTGCGCCGAAAGTGCCGATGCCAACCCAAACGGCGTAGGCTGTCCCAATCGGAAGGGTTCGAGCTGCAAGAGCAAGCAGATACATACTTGCCATGATGCCAGCGATGGTCAGAACGCTAGGAACGAGCTTGGTGAAGCCCTCGGTGTATTTCAGGCCAATCGCCCAGCCCGCTTCCAAGAGACCTGCAATAACGAGAATAACCCATGGCATGACAACGCTCCTTTTAGGGTGCGCGTCGTCTTATCTTAACCGGGTACGTCGCTCATCGTCCGGGCCTGAATGGCAATTACGATAGTAGATTGTTGGACCGACAGGTCCCATTGTCAAGGCAGATGCTCAGGACGTCGGCGCGTCTCGGCTTCCTGGGCTTCACCGCATTTGCGGCGATGTGCCTCTGCCGGCAACAACGTTTTGTTTTAGCGTGCCACCGGACTTACCAAAACTCTTTGGTTGCCGAGGCTAGGCTCAAACCACCGTACAGTTTCCAGAGCAACTTGCGATGTAGGATCTTCTTGCACAAGCGACTCGCGTTCTAGTCGCCCCATCGCAAGCATACCGATAGACTCCCCGAAAAAAGAACAGCTCGCCAACGCGAAGTGCGTTGGCGAGCTGTGACGTTATTCAATTCGAAGCGGCGGAGACCGCGAGAAAACCTACGCGGCGACCACTTGGTCGCGTTGGCCGGCCCAGGTGATCCAGTCGGTGACTTCGGCTAGGTCGGGAGCGGGAGCTCCGCGGAGGATGCGTTTTCCTTCGCTGCTGTGAGCGATCGGCGTGACTTCGTCCAACAACCATTTCGGATTGCATTGACTCAATTGCTTCGCGCTGGTGATCTCCGCAGCAACCAACAACTGGGCGTCGTGGCCACGTAGCATCGGCGAAGTGCACATCAGCTTCGATTGCAATTGCCATTGGCGAACCGTTTCGGCTGTGATCCGGCGGTGGTTCAATTTGTCCGCGACAAACGCGGGATCGGCATCCAACAGATCGGCAACCGTATAGACACCCGCTTTCTCCAATCGCTTCGCCATCGAAGGCCCGATCGAAGGAGCGTCGACGACATCGCTCTCGTTGCTCAAGTAATACCGCAGAGTCCGCGACTTGCTATCGCCATCGATCGGCACTGTCGAACGCTCCGATCGCTCGCCGCGACTGGTGCGTGTGACGCGTGTCCGCGTCGACCGTTGGCTTCGCCCGTTGGACGAACCTTCGCGGTCGCTCGATCCGTTGCTGGATCGGGATGACGAACGGCTGCTCGAACGAGAAGACGAATTGCTGCTTCCCGATCCGTTTCGCGAACTCGAACGCTTGGTGCTGCGGACGACACGATTGCCTTCGTGGTCGTATTCGTATTCGACTTCCAGATCGGCGATTCCATCGCCATCGTAGTCGTAGGTCTCGCGGTAGCTGTTCACCGAACCGGTACGCTGACGAACCGATTCGTGGTCGTACGGATTGGGGAACGAAGAGTGATCACTCGACAGTGGACGGCTGGTGCTTTCGCCGCTTTGCCCATCTCGCGACGAGGTGCGACGACGGCGAGTGACGCGAGTCGTGCGACCACCGCGCGACTCATCGGATCGTTCACCGCTGCGGCTGCGAGTCGATGTGCGCGTGGTTCGTGTCGATTGGCGATCGCCATCGCGATGACCTCGCAGAACAGCTCGGCTGGCCGAAGCGATCCAAGTCGTGATCCGCGACAATTCGTAACTGGTTCCGCTGCGGAGCGTCTCGCGTCCCAAGTCGGTCGCCAGGAAGCGTTCGACTTTGACCAACAGTTCGGTGGGATGCAGTTGAGCCAATTCCTTAGGCGTCGTGACGCCACAGCCGACGAGGATTCGTGCATCGAAGGGACGCAAGCCGGGAACGCGGCAGACCAGATCGGATTCGATCTGCCAGCGGCGGATCGTGCGATCACTGACGCCCGCCAATCCAATTCGCGAAGCGATGTTGGCGGCGTTGCTGGTCAACAGATCCCCCACCGATTCGACACCGATGCCACGCAAGCGGGCTGCGGCGACCGAATCGACCGACGGAGCCAAGTCGATGTGACTTTCCGGGGTCAAAAAGTGGCGACCGATCAGCGTTTCGCCGTCGATCGTTGTTCCGGTTCGCGATTCCTTGCGATGGTTCGGTTCGTATAAACCACGCATCGTGCGGCGTCGCGGATAGTTGTTCGCAGGACTCCAGCTGCGGCCGGGAGTGTGCGACGGATTGTCGTACAAACCGTTCGATTCCCGCCAAGCCATATCAAGGAAGCGGTTGACGTCGTACAGATCGCTGCCGGCCGCTCCGTTGTTCAAGTTGTTACGGGCAGGCAGTGCATCGGTCCATGCACCCTGTTCCGAGAGGTCGTCGACCAACGCTTGCGAACGTGTAAGCACAAGCACTTGGTTGCCGCCGGCGGCAAATTCAACCAACGTGCGAGCGACGCTACGGTGATCGTGATGATGCACGACGGGATCGTCGATGATCAACGGCATCCCAGTCCGATTTTCGTTCATCAGGCAACAAACCGCCATCCGCACGGCAAGCGCTGCGGTTCGGCGATCGTCCGACGAGATATCCGATTCGCGGCGACCATCGACACGAACTTGATCGGGGCCGACCAATTCGATCGTCCGCAATCGGCCCGCTGTCAAACGCGTCAACCAATGGTTTGCACAAGCGATCAACGGCGATTGCGTGGCATGACCGGCGGCTTCCATACGTCGCAGTTCGTCATCCAAACGGGCTCGTTCGCGACGCAATCCGTCCAACGAATCGAGCCATTCCAAACGACGTCGCACGTCGGCCAATTCATTTCGCAAGTGAGCCATGCGATCGGAATCGACAAACGGCCGTCGTTCGATCGGTTGGGACAACATGTCGCGTTGCAGGTTGTCGATGTCGCGAACAACTGTCGCCAATTGGTCG from Rosistilla oblonga includes the following:
- a CDS encoding alpha/beta fold hydrolase, whose protein sequence is MKSFQTDCGGWTWLAVVMLAAMCSLPARHALADTPFRVHTLSSDSEFSAATTIDIDGDGRLDVVSGAFWYQAPNWDKHTLRDVAMIRGRFDDYSNLAMDVDGDDDLDIISVNYRSKSLYWCRNPGPAAMQENPDLRWEQIEIDRPGSSETGRLVDIDGDGHLDILPSGTTFAAWYRLQPASQSESQTAAEDVRWQRYDLPTELIGHGVGAGDINGDGRIDVVGPGGWALAPPDPLTGRWRWQPEFSLAQDCGLPILVHDVDADGDADLIWSRGHNYGVYWTEQVGESESSLQVMPGVELAELEPLISSRKWITHAIDTSWSCAHTLILADIDGDGKDDLVAGKRFQGHDGKDPGENDPLQIAWYRFDSNSRTWQKQIASVAADVGIDLDSVCADIDGDGDVDILAPSRIGLHWLENLRVGQGSAAKLLQDNAAQVANPPSGEISKRDASPTAFNAASQTPEGTFDLLRIDAADGEVKRAETPIAFGPRRQQIIAAFESIAGPLPGPHHRRDLDVHISSVEKTDKYWRIKLSFASDDVSRVPAYLLVPMHINERMPAMLCLHPTHAELGKSQICGQGGQPSMFYAHELAERGFVCLAPDYPSFGEYEFDFQAHRDLYPSGTIKAVWDNVRGLDFLESLPCVERDKIGVIGHSLGGHNALFTAALDGRVRAVVTSCGFTALEDYRGGDLSGWTSDRYMPAIAGFQNATELPFDFAELLATIVPRPLFVSAPLRDDNFDVAGVRKCEASLKPVVELYSQIEKPGDVHFVYPEAGHDFPQAVREEAYQWLRDEMRGKD
- a CDS encoding ribbon-helix-helix domain-containing protein, which translates into the protein MTLNIPSEYAHVLDEAVASGAFASTDEAIRHALSLLAAEHHIVDGEPPTEDDEQWAARFEAWAESHTPSKHFVDCSRDSIYDGRDK
- a CDS encoding type II toxin-antitoxin system VapC family toxin — encoded protein: MRSLIDTSIVVRTSQPTSDAFRLAVDAVKRLRPNGFRGCLVPQVFYEYWAVVTRPINVNGLGFTAEQAALELAQLTSMFDFVRDERAIFEHWQRLVTSYKVLGKNSHDARLVAAMLRHGITHILTLNPKDFARFTSIKIMTPSDLVTNS
- a CDS encoding DMT family transporter; protein product: MPWVILVIAGLLEAGWAIGLKYTEGFTKLVPSVLTIAGIMASMYLLALAARTLPIGTAYAVWVGIGTFGAIVLGMTFLGEPVNAGRIFFLILLMVSIIGLKLTAY
- a CDS encoding DUF4332 domain-containing protein — its product is MLLERLDIDVYGPFGKKNIGPFSNGINAIWGPEGSGKTAIVDFIRGVMLGNQYDRHGATVGRVTWADHRGLYHCQRESDGTHDGRLLIDFSPRDAAYADERYRHYGYHSRRPDAIPPALVDMVVAPDTNETSIARVFEAAASVGFELACAVNRPSEEIERIKLRLVDIDAQIGRDYRGTENRDELEMRRRRLTTELETLERGSVVSEKSLDRPDRSHAEQRLRAAQLEATRLRHFQDELRESITDIQDEMDRLSHVPQHEPQRWTIAEDYRLQLEELDAQLVRWRRTMQEVRSLRERLQDSSDKPYYSDAATRPAYRSGADAASDPYEYLSSLEGRIDHAQRQLDALAGCYTDGYYRYGNDASTQARNLHAMRDELHTIREGLGRRDAHQPHARFDDELAQLRRCEQELMSAIERLIADRSDLMRLASREHGIPMDQLSSAYGDWNPYTDTPHLRDWLVSEHCPPSVGSSDAASARRQRLQDELTGLRSELQRADDQLATVVRDIDNLQRDMLSQPIERRPFVDSDRMAHLRNELADVRRRLEWLDSLDGLRRERARLDDELRRMEAAGHATQSPLIACANHWLTRLTAGRLRTIELVGPDQVRVDGRRESDISSDDRRTAALAVRMAVCCLMNENRTGMPLIIDDPVVHHHDHRSVARTLVEFAAGGNQVLVLTRSQALVDDLSEQGAWTDALPARNNLNNGAAGSDLYDVNRFLDMAWRESNGLYDNPSHTPGRSWSPANNYPRRRTMRGLYEPNHRKESRTGTTIDGETLIGRHFLTPESHIDLAPSVDSVAAARLRGIGVESVGDLLTSNAANIASRIGLAGVSDRTIRRWQIESDLVCRVPGLRPFDARILVGCGVTTPKELAQLHPTELLVKVERFLATDLGRETLRSGTSYELSRITTWIASASRAVLRGHRDGDRQSTRTTRTSTRSRSGERSDESRGGRTTRVTRRRRTSSRDGQSGESTSRPLSSDHSSFPNPYDHESVRQRTGSVNSYRETYDYDGDGIADLEVEYEYDHEGNRVVRSTKRSSSRNGSGSSNSSSRSSSRSSSRSSNGSSDREGSSNGRSQRSTRTRVTRTSRGERSERSTVPIDGDSKSRTLRYYLSNESDVVDAPSIGPSMAKRLEKAGVYTVADLLDADPAFVADKLNHRRITAETVRQWQLQSKLMCTSPMLRGHDAQLLVAAEITSAKQLSQCNPKWLLDEVTPIAHSSEGKRILRGAPAPDLAEVTDWITWAGQRDQVVAA